CGCGGCATGGGACATGACGTATCCGTTCGCGTCACCTACGAAGCCGGAGATGTTGCCCGGCTTGTCGCCGATGCCCTGGCAGATCAGGCCGAATGTCGGATCGACACATTGGTCAGCGCGGGTGGCGACGGAACCTTGCATGAAGTGGTCGACGCGGTACTTCAGCACGTGCCCGCAGGAGACCGGCCCCCCTTTTCCTTCGCCGTCCTGCCACTCGGTACCGCCAACGATTTTGCCCGGCACATTCGTCTGGATCCGAATGACATTCCGGGCTGCCTGCGCTTTGCCGCAAGGGCGACGGCCAAGCCGATGGATGTTGGCGAGGTCAATGGCTGCATTTTCGTCAATATGGCGACCGGTGGCTTCGGCACGCAGGTCACCGCCCAGACCGATCCCAACCTGAAGAAGGTTCTGGGGGGTGCCGCCTATCTGTTCACAGGCCTGCACCGGTTTTCGGAACTCGCGGCCTGTGAAGCACGCGTAGAGGCAGAAGGGTTTTCCTGGCAGGGGCAGTTCCTGGCCCTCGCCGTCGGCAATGGCCGACGGGCCGGCGGCGGCATCAGGCTTTGCCCGCGGGCGAAGCTCGACGACGGTTTCCTCGACCTGACGATCGTTCCCTCACCCGAAAAGGGCAAGGCGATCGACCTGCTGTCGACCTTGCTCGACAGCGGCGTTGATGGCCTCAACGATCACATCATCCAGCGCAAGGTCCGCAATCTGACAATCGAGACGGCAGACCCGGTGCAGTTCAATCTCGACGGCGAGCCGATGACCGGAACCTCCTGGCAGATCGGCATCCGCCAGCATCAGATCGACATGAAGCGGTGAGGCTTGAAAACCGTCAGCCGATACGTTTCAACCAGCCGTCGGGGGCTGCCGAAATCAGGAGCTTGTTGTTTATCTCCTGATCGATTTCAAACTCCGGATGCGATTTCAGGAATTCATGCACGGCGGTCTTGGCGTTGTTGCCGGGCGCCCAAGGGCGGTCCGGGAAGGTATCCTCAGGCAGATCCTCGATCACGGTGTCGAACACAAGGCAATAGCTGTCTTTTGTCGCCAGCGACGCATATGCGTTGAGTTCGGCGATGACATGGTCATGGGTATGATTGCTGTCCAGGCAAACCAGGATTCGGTCATAGTCTCTGGCATAGTTGTGTACGCGCTGGATCATCTCGTCCTCGATCGAGGAGCCTTCGAACATGTCGATCTTGGCCGACATGGGATGGGCGGTCAGGGCGTCACGGTTATGCGCGCGAATGTCGATATCAATGCCGAGCACACGGCGTCGAGCCGTCTTCGGGTCCACAACACCACCGTTTTCCACGGCCTCGCAATAATCAAGCATGGCCAGCAGGGACGCGCTCATGATCAGAGAGCCACCATGAGCAATTCCGGTTTCGATAATCAGATCGGGCTTGGTTTCCCAAACCACTTCCTGAAACACGGTCATGTCAGTGGGCAGCTGAATGATCGGTCGGCCGCCCCAGGCGAAATTATACATGTACTTCTGGTCAAAGGCGGTTTTCATCCAGTCTCTGGACAGCGCCTGCCAGGCCTCCTGACCGGGATAGGTGGAAATCCGGGCCTCGCGCTCGATCTCGAATTGCCGGATAGGGTCGTTGGTGGTCGTCACTGCTGAGCTCCTGTTTGGGTCCCGCTTCTGATGCCGGCTGTTTCTATCAGCTGCGGCAGGTCCTCAAGCAGGGAACGCGGGGTAAAGTCAAATTCGTCTTGTAGCCTGGTGATATTTATTTTTGGAAAGGCACGGCGCGCACCACCGGGTGAGAAGGTGCAAGTCAAACCGTTTTTCTCAACAGCTTTTGCAATCTCGAAGTGGCTGACGGGCTGGCCGCTGGCAACGTTGTATGTCCGGTGAAGGCCACAACGTGCGATCTTTTCCGCCAGGTTGACAACATCGGAAATGGCAACATAGTCCTTGGCGGATTCCGGGCTCTCCAGGATATTCGCCTGGCCGGTTGTGACCAGATCTTCAAGCAGTGACCCGAGAAACGTCGCCTTGCTCTGGTCTGGACCATAGACGTTGGACAAACGGATAACCTTGACTGAAGGTTGATTTAGCGACAGGCAAAGCGCCTCTCCGAGCATCTTGGAGAGGTCGTAAGTGGTGTCGGCGGACGGCAGGACCTGGACCGGTGCATCCTCGCTGGTCTCTTCAAGGCCTCCGGCCAAAGCGTAGATCCGCGTGCTGGAAAAATAGACGAAAGACTCGAAGTCGGCCTGCTCCAGAAGCCTGGCGAGAAGGCCGGCATGAGCTTCGACGGTCGCCAGCGGATGGGCCCGGAAATTTCCGGTCATCCCAATGCCATAGAAAACACGGCCAAGCGGACCACTGAGACCGGCGAGCTCGCTGCGATCCGGCTCCGCGACCTCGTAGCCTGTGTCCCGAAGAGAACGGACGAGATTGCGCCCAATGAAGCCTTGGGCGCCCAACACCGTCGCCTTCATGTTCGCTCTCCGATCTGGCGCCAGGGATTGCCGGCAATCACCGCAAAGGCTGGAACCTCGTCCTTGACGACCGTACCGGCGGCGATCACGCATCCACTGTTGACGACGGCACCGTCCAGAAAGACGCAGTTGGCGCCGACCCAGACGTCATCGCCGATGGTGATGCCACCCCGGCTTGGCTGGAAACC
This genomic interval from Labrenzia sp. VG12 contains the following:
- the yegS gene encoding lipid kinase YegS translates to MTLDKQHLRLILNGKSASRRDVRAAVDAVRGMGHDVSVRVTYEAGDVARLVADALADQAECRIDTLVSAGGDGTLHEVVDAVLQHVPAGDRPPFSFAVLPLGTANDFARHIRLDPNDIPGCLRFAARATAKPMDVGEVNGCIFVNMATGGFGTQVTAQTDPNLKKVLGGAAYLFTGLHRFSELAACEARVEAEGFSWQGQFLALAVGNGRRAGGGIRLCPRAKLDDGFLDLTIVPSPEKGKAIDLLSTLLDSGVDGLNDHIIQRKVRNLTIETADPVQFNLDGEPMTGTSWQIGIRQHQIDMKR
- a CDS encoding cephalosporin hydroxylase family protein — encoded protein: MTTTNDPIRQFEIEREARISTYPGQEAWQALSRDWMKTAFDQKYMYNFAWGGRPIIQLPTDMTVFQEVVWETKPDLIIETGIAHGGSLIMSASLLAMLDYCEAVENGGVVDPKTARRRVLGIDIDIRAHNRDALTAHPMSAKIDMFEGSSIEDEMIQRVHNYARDYDRILVCLDSNHTHDHVIAELNAYASLATKDSYCLVFDTVIEDLPEDTFPDRPWAPGNNAKTAVHEFLKSHPEFEIDQEINNKLLISAAPDGWLKRIG
- a CDS encoding NAD(P)-dependent oxidoreductase — translated: MKATVLGAQGFIGRNLVRSLRDTGYEVAEPDRSELAGLSGPLGRVFYGIGMTGNFRAHPLATVEAHAGLLARLLEQADFESFVYFSSTRIYALAGGLEETSEDAPVQVLPSADTTYDLSKMLGEALCLSLNQPSVKVIRLSNVYGPDQSKATFLGSLLEDLVTTGQANILESPESAKDYVAISDVVNLAEKIARCGLHRTYNVASGQPVSHFEIAKAVEKNGLTCTFSPGGARRAFPKINITRLQDEFDFTPRSLLEDLPQLIETAGIRSGTQTGAQQ